The Nitrospira defluvii genome contains the following window.
GCAACGTCGTCGAGCGGGTCGTGCTCATGAGTCCGAACCGTGGGCCGATCACCGGCGAAGAAGTCCTGCAGGTACTGCCTCATTCGTCGGCCAAGTCTCCTGCCGATGACCAGCCTCTCGTCCCGCTCGATGAGGTGGAACGCCTACATATCGAGCACGTCATGAAGGCGAGCGACGGCAACAAGAGCAAGGCCGCGCAGATCCTCCGGATCGATTACAAAACCCTCCTCACCAAACTGAAGAAATACGACGCGGACCGGTAGCGCCGGAGTCTTCCGGCGATCTCGCCCAGCACATCGACAGCGCCCCCCTCACTGACGGACAATAGCCCGACCGGCATCCTCCGTCGACACTCTGATGGGAAAGGAGCGACATCTATGACAGGTCCTGGCTCCTCTGGCGAACAACAGGCTCAGGCACGATTCGGGACATCCGTCCGCGCTGCGGCGTTTTACGAGCATCAAGTCTTGGCCTATCTGAATCAGTCCATGCGGGAATTCATCGCCCGCATGGAGATGGTCTATATCGCGACTGCGGATGCGCGTGGTAACTGCGACTGTTCATTTCGCGCCGGCACGCCGGGATTCGTGCATGTGTTGGATGACAGGACGCTGGCGTATCCGGAGTACCGGGGCAACGGCGTGTTGGCGAGCGTGGGGAATTTACTGGAGAACCCGCATATCGGGATGGTGTTTCTGGATTACTTTCAGACGACGGTGGGGCTGCATGTGAACGGCAGCGCGAGGGTCCTGGATCCTCAGGACATGGCGGCCGTTCCCCAACTGACGCTCGATCCTCATGACGCGGGACCAACGCCGAAGGCCTGGATTCTGATCCAGGTGGAAGAGGCCTACATCCATTGCTCCAAACACGTGCCGCTCCTCGCGAGACGTGAGAAACACATCGTGTGGGGCACCGACGACGAACGCCTCAAAGGGGGCAACTTCTTCAAGAGCAAACCCTAGACGACACGACCGACTCCACAGCCTGCGCACCGGCAGGCGATCATGTTTTTTTCTGTTGGGCGCGCGCCATCGCCAGGGCAAACGCATTGACCGGTTGAGAATTTTTGGCCGCCGCCCGTGAGGAATCCGCGGGACGGCGGTCGCGGGGACCACCGGTACGGGAATCAGGCTGCGGGGATGTCGCCGCCCCATCATCCATCCGCATGGTCAACGAAATCCGCTGCCGCGGCACATCGACGGACAATACTTTCACTTTCACGATCTGGCCCGGTTTCACGACCTCGTGTGGATCCTTCACGAACTTGTTCGCCAATGCCGACACATGCACGAGCCCATCTTGATGCACGCCGATATCAACGAAGGCTCCGAACGCCGCGACATTGGTCACCACGCCTTCGAGCACCATTCCGGGCTGCAAATCTGCCAATGACTCCACTCCGTCCCGAAAGGTCGCCGTCTTAAATTCCGGACGAGGATCACGGCCGGGCTTTTCCAATTCCGACAGGATATCGCGAACCGTAGGCAAGCCGAATGTCTCGTTGGTGAAGTCCGCCGGCGAGAGATCTTTCAACACGGTCGGCTTCCCCATGACTTCGGCGATGCTTTTATTCAAACGCGCCAACATGCGCTCGACCACGGGATAGGCCTCGGGATGGACGGCGGAACGATCCAAGGGATTGTCGCCGTTATTGATTCGCAAAAATCCGGCCGCCTGCTCAAAGGTCTTCTCGCCCAAACGCGGAACCTTTCGAATCGTCATTCGATTCGGGAACGGACCGTGTGCATCTCGATACTCGACGATATTCTGCGCCAGCAC
Protein-coding sequences here:
- a CDS encoding pyridoxamine 5'-phosphate oxidase family protein; translated protein: MTGPGSSGEQQAQARFGTSVRAAAFYEHQVLAYLNQSMREFIARMEMVYIATADARGNCDCSFRAGTPGFVHVLDDRTLAYPEYRGNGVLASVGNLLENPHIGMVFLDYFQTTVGLHVNGSARVLDPQDMAAVPQLTLDPHDAGPTPKAWILIQVEEAYIHCSKHVPLLARREKHIVWGTDDERLKGGNFFKSKP